From Ptiloglossa arizonensis isolate GNS036 chromosome 14, iyPtiAriz1_principal, whole genome shotgun sequence, the proteins below share one genomic window:
- the Ten-m gene encoding teneurin transmembrane protein Ten-m isoform X3: MRSTNTDTDETSWCLLDNSAPRGPPDVPPRNPTMSRVNGRLPGSHAVSDHERDPDLQPSCLVRTPSGGFYSIPKIPKNEYNNKNQSTGNSPIKVELQNNMDRVPLPYGHAPSMIPMRRQSIRCHFVKGVDWCSWKLIAMILLIVSLCITAALAYVVVSSIVNRSYQSAKACTIGENVETKALSVDANKTSSTAIATSSQSNSRTRPQAAPGGSINLSVRMLEHVYIRNRRDTFNQHALHQTVASPEYREVPPSTVSAHEVDEDEASRSLTSNGDRFGRVVHETEHADDPRAKVNNTGRTDVVLEDVLESSGSTAPRGTIMLAVNVSDSSITNYTHDRTTRTTLAVDLASTSSVSLVSDPPGDRSLASSFSSSISLNEPANRPSETPVADHAATKSTWTALLGDDNQNDTVLATDRPITLENRDEDVTDVSFEPSVDTTDDANAAETSNVSGGRVDPRRSSSSGLESNEYGEKIGNGGIVGSITVTGSTNDYGYASGRNEHVDRNVESLEDTEATTDSTATASGNGDTIDDPPPEHSNVSNDKWTAYDFNENPVPPRADGDSESVSSEYREDTERPTNERNNRPGTNDRNDTLKSVIVATNEQPYRKNNVDNYTSDVVKETRELSREEDSSYESDPTVSRANSSEKSEELQRDYPVPIYNYGQEEVEIVKLGQKSESGTTSDSSQRGYESLNDVPRLVHQNSDLKVITREENDEEFLREFEKKFREESVESEPRFEEPGSRKNQARTNTENDSVSPLIQQVKIVEVPVHRAEYSSASSSASSSHRVLVNITIASGDSASSASKPLYVLSVSVPTNGDAETHSSGTNVDQAQLHEPEARKSSTHDTSNIANPIESNDNNRLPPPPQPPSSPPPSIWAGGECECSCPCMGSSSDEWDNFSANDENLNFYLEPDNSSLTVEESSERRATDDRYGTKRNESDLPSSTSFVTVDSEDSTKTIDTTTSSSTVHDPTSSDEENTGSTERTSNYETESSTVDMSWCSGTTSLPPEPTILILEGARTFPARSFPPDGTTFAQVGLGQKLNKEIPPYSYWNMQFYQSEAAYVRFDYNIPRGASIGVYARRNALPTHTQYDLLEVLSGFKARTTRASQVSVIPSIKKEVTYYMEPGHWFLSLYNDDGDPQEVSFIAVIAEDMTHNCPNGCSGKGECLLGHCQCNPGFGGEDCSESVCPVLCSQRGEYINGECQCNPGWKGKECSLRHDECEVPDCNGRGLCAIGKCICLQGYKGMYCEEEDCLHPNCSGHGFCADGTCICKKGWKGADCSQMDKEALQCLPDCSGHGNFELDTQTCLCEPMWSGDDCSKELCDLDCGPHGHCVDNVCDCLPGWSGELCNLKQCDPRCNEHGQCKNGTCLCVTGWNGKHCTMEGCPNSCSGHGQCRVSNDGQWECRCYDGWDGKDCNVLLEQNCNDGRDNDKDGLIDCADPECCSNYICRSSQLCVSAPKPIDILLRKQPPAITASFFERMKFLIDEGSLQNYARQETFNESASTDHGGKIPIALVDTSLTWPAIGSLTLLFPDSRSAVVRGRVVTHLGTGLMGVRVSTSTPLEGFTLTRDDGWFDLLVNGGGAVTLQFGRSPFKPQSHIVFVPWNEVVIIDKIVMTAAEEKQPSHVPHSCAAHDYDMMKPVVLATWKHGFQGACPDKSAILAESQVIQESLQIPGTGLNLVYHSSRAAGYLSTIQLQLTPEVIPPTLNLIHLRITIEGILFERTFEADPVIRFTYAWNRLNVYRQRVYGVTTAMVKVGYEYSDCKDVIWDVQTTKLSGHDMSISEVGGWNLDIHHRYNFHEGILQKGDGSNIYLKQKPRVILTTMGDGHQRPVDCYECDGQASKQRLLAPVALATAPDGSIFVGDFNLVRKILVDGTVRTVVRLNVTRVSYRYHIALSPLDGTLYISDPECHQIIRVRDTNDYTDPDHNWETVVGSGERCLPGDEAHCGDGALARDAKLAYPKGVAVSADNVLYFADGTNIRMVDRDGIITTVIGNHMHRSHWKPIPCEGTLNVEEVHLRWPTELAINPLDNSLHMIDDHMVLQLAPDGRVKVVAGRPLRCPWPSTSFDTELATHATLVMPQSIAFGPSGNLYIAESDSQRINRLRVIGTDGKISPYAGAESKCNCLERGCDCFEADHYLASTSKFNTISAVAVSPDGVVHIGDQANYRIRSVTASIPDASGAREYEIYSPDTQEIYVFNRFGQHVATKNILTGETVYQFTYNVNTSNGKLSTVTDAAGNKVFLLRDYSSQVNSIENTKGQKCRLRMSRMKMLHELSTPDNYNVTFDYHGPTGLLKTKLDSTGRSYVYNYDEFGRLTSAVTPTGKVISLTFDLSLKGAVVKVGQNNRKPISMLIKGSSVITKVGEAEQRTTVLADGSVGQVTPWAHTISTDTLPYSVLAEIEPLLGESYPVPAKQRTEIAGDLANRFEWRYFLRKVQGNKNRGNSKSVTQVGRRLRVNGEILLSLEYDRETNSVAVFMNDVELLNVTYDRTARPIKWGPRNGIFAGVELEYDRFSRLTSWTWGDISETYGFDRAGRLYEIKYSDGTSMVYAFKDMFSSLPLKVTTPRGSDYLLQYDEAGALQSLTTPRSHIHTFSLQTSLGFYKYQYYSPMNRHPYEILYNDDGQILAKVYPHQSGKVAYVYDHTGKLETTLAGLSSIHYTYQETTSLVHSIDINEPNFEMRIEYKYHAGIVKDEKIKFGSKSGLDNARYRYQYDGNARISGIEVDINGKQLPQLRLKYSQNLGILEGVGDLRIYRNLFNRSVMQDSSKQFYTVTDYDEHGRVKTVLMNIRTLDVFRMELEYDNRNRIKMRKLAIGKDSKMEKITYNADGHVLEVADTENNWQYAYDENGNVIGIIREHNEKLVLGYDSGDRVVQFGDVEFNAYDGRGFVVIRGEHKYRYNSRGQLIHALEHKKFQIWYFYDDRGRLVTWNDDRENITQFFYANPKTPDLITHVHFPKSAKTFRFLYDARNFLMTVETSEQRFYVATDQNGSPLALFDTNGNLIKEMRRTPFGKIIKDTNPDFYLPIDFHGGLLDPNTKLVYLNKRLYDPTVGQWMTPAWEQMANELTTPTDIFIYRFRNNDPINFKQNVEYMTDLASWLKLYGYDISAILGSEYMKQMVYQPSATITSPQLTPDFGVMSGLQCIVDRVHEKFSDLGFVPKPLLKLEPKTRNLLPRVAHRRAVFGEGILVSRVGGRALVSVVDGVNSVVQDVVTSVFNNSYFLPLHFSVHDQDVFYFVKDNALKIRDDMEELRRLGGMFNVSTHETTEHGAGTWKELRLHNPDAAVVIKYGADPEQERHRILKHAHKRAVERAWEIEKQLVMAGFQGRGDWSKEEKDELISRGIVNGYEGVDIHSVHRYPQLADDPGNVAFTRDTKRKRRKSGNRRNRIHRHDS, encoded by the exons AGTACCTTTACCGTACGGGCACGCGCCCTCGATGATCCCAATGAGGAGACAAAGCATTCGGTGCCATTTCGTGAAAGGGGTCGACTGGTGCAGCTGGAAATTAATCGCGATGATATTGCTTATAGTGTCGTTGTGCATAACAGCGGCGCTAGCCTATGTCGTAG TGTCCAGTATAGTGAACCGGTCGTACCAGAGCGCGAAAGCGTGCACGATCGGCGAGAACGTGGAGACGAAAGCGTTGTCGGTCGACGCGAACAAGACGTCCTCGACAGCGATCGCGACGTCGTCGCAATCGAACAGCAGGACGCGTCCACAGGCGGCTCCAGGAGGTAGTATTAACCTGTCGGTTCGCATGTTAGAGCACGTGTACATCCGTAATCGTAGGGACACGTTTAACCAGCATGCGTTGCACCAAACTGTCGCATCCCCCGAGTATCGCGAAGTGCCTCCGTCGACCGTGTCAGCGCACGAGGTGGACGAGGACGAGGCCTCACGGTCCCTAACCTCGAACGGTGATCGTTTCGGTAGGGTTGTGCATGAAACGGAGCATGCGGATGATCCTCGGGCGAAAGTGAACAACACCGGCCGTACCGACGTGGTGCTCGAAGACGTACTCGAGTCGTCGGGATCGACGGCTCCCCGGGGGACGATTATGCTTGCCGTGAATGTCTCTGACTCTTCGATTACTAACTATACGCACGATCGTACCACTCGTACCACTCTCGCTGTCGACCTCGCCTCTACGTCCTCTGTCTCTCTAGTCTCTGACCCTCCTGGCGATCGTTCGCTCGCATCTTCGTTCTCCTCTTCCATTTCACTTAACGAACCGGCCAACCGACCTTCGGAGACCCCGGTGGCCGACCATGCCGCCACGAAATCGACTTGGACCGCGTTACTGGGCGACGACAACCAGAACGATACCGTTCTCGCGACCGATCGTCCAATCACCCTTGAGAATCGCGACGAAGACGTCACCGATGTCTCGTTCGAACCTAGCGTCGATACCACGGACGATGCTAACGCCGCTGAAACTTCGAACGTCTCCGGGGGCCGCGTTGACCCGCGGCGATCGTCTTCGAGCGGCCTCGAATCGAACGAGTACGGGGAAAAGATCGGTAACGGGGGCATCGTTGGCTCGATCACCGTCACCGGTTCCACCAACGATTACGGTTACGCTAGCGGTAGAAACGAGCACGTAGATAGGAACGTAGAATCGCTAGAGGACACCGAAGCAACCACGGACTCGACCGCTACGGCCTCTGGTAACGGGGATACGATCGACGATCCTCCTCCGGAACACTCGAACGTAAGTAACGACAAATGGACCGCGTACGATTTCAACGAGAACCCCGTACCGCCGCGCGCGGACGGAGATTCCGAATCGGTGTCCTCGGAATACCGGGAAGACACCGAGCGcccaacgaacgagagaaacaaTCGTCCAGGAACGAACGATCGGAACGATACGTTGAAGAGCGTGATCGTCGCGACGAACGAACAACCGTATCGTAAGAACAACGTGGATAATTATACGTCGGACGTCGTGAAGGAAACGAGAGAACTCTCGCGCGAGGAGGACTCCTCGTACGAATCGGATCCAACGGTCAGTCGCGCGAACAGCTCCGAGAAATCCGAGGAACTCCAACGGGACTACCCCGTACCGATTTATAATTACGGCCAGGAGGAGGTGGAGATCGTGAAACTTGGCCAGAAGAGCGAATCCGGTACCACGAGCGATAGCAGCCAACGCGGTTACGAGTCGTTGAACGACGTACCGCGTCTGGTACATCAGAACAGCGATCTGAAGGTGATCACCAGAGAAGAGAACGACGAGGAGTTCCTGCGCGAGTTCGAGAAGAAGTTTCGCGAGGAATCGGTCGAGTCGGAGCCACGTTTCGAGGAACCTGGATCGAGGAAGAACCAAGCGAGAACGAACACGGAGAACGATTCGGTGTCACCGTTGATTCAACAGGTGAAAATCGTCGAGGTACCGGTTCACCGGGCCGAGTACTCCTCAGCGTCTTCGTCGGCGTCCTCGTCTCATCGCGTTCTCGTGAACATAACGATAGCTTCCGGGGACTCGGCCTCCTCGGCCTCGAAACCCCTTTACGTTCTATCTGTCTCCGTACCCACGAACGGTGACGCTGAAACCCACTCGTCCGGGACGAACGTGGACCAAGCTCAGCTGCACGAGCCCGAGGCGCGAAAATCGTCCACCCACGACACCTCGAACATCGCCAATCCCATCGAGAGCAACGACAACAACCGACTACCACCGCCACCTCAACCACCGTCCTCGCCACCGCCGTCTATCTGGGCCGGGGGCGAATGCGAGTGCTCCTGTCCGTGCATGGGCTCCTCCTCGGACGAATGGGACAACTTTTCAGCCAACGACGAAAATCTCAACTTCTATCTCGAGCCGGACAACTCGAGTCTCACGGTAGAGGAATCCTCCGAGCGTCGCGCGACGGACGATCGCTACGGGACGAAACGCAACGAATCCGACCTACCATCGTCCACGTCGTTCGTCACGGTGGACTCGGAAGATTCGACGAAAACGATCGACACCACCACCTCCTCGAGCACCGTGCACGATCCTACCTCGAGCGACGAGGAGAACACCGGATCCACGGAACGGACCTCGAATTACGAGACAGAGTCGAGCACCGTAGACATGTCGTGGTGTTCTGGGACAACATCGTTACCCCCAGAACCCACTATACTGATCCTGGAAG GTGCGAGAACATTTCCAGCCAGGTCTTTCCCACCTGACGGGACGACGTTCGCCCAGGTCGGTTTGGGACAGAAACTCAACAAGGAGATACCACCGTACAGCTACTGGAACATGCAATTCTACCAATCGGAGGCCGCGTACGTCCGATTCGACTACAATATACCACGCGGTGCGAGTATCGGGGTCTACGCCAGAAGAAACGCTCTACCCACGCACACGCAGTACGATCTCCTGGAGGTGTTGAGCGGTTTCAAAGCCAGGACCACTCGGGCGTCTCAAGTTAGTGTCATT CCTTCGATCAAGAAAGAGGTGACGTATTACATGGAGCCTGGTCACTGGTTCCTCTCGTTGTACAACGACGACGGAGACCCTCAGGAGGTGTCGTTCATAGCCGTGATCGCGGAGGACATGACGCACAATTGTCCGAACGGTTGCAGCGGGAAGGGTGAATGTCTTCTGGGTCACTGTCAGTGCAATCCCGGTTTCGGTGGTGAGGATTGCAGCGAGAGCGTTTGCCCGGTTCTCTGCAGCCAGCGAG GGGAGTACATAAACGGCGAGTGCCAATGCAATCCCGGTTGGAAGGGCAAGGAGTGCTCTTTGCGACACGACGAGTGCGAggtgcccgattgcaacgggcgCGGTCTTTGCGCCATTGGTAAATGCATCTGCCTGCAAGGTTACAAGGGGATGTACTGCGAGGAGGAGGATTGCCTTCATCCGAATTGCTCCGGGCACGGTTTTTGCGCGGACGGCACCTGCATCTGCAAGAAAGGATGGAAGGGTGCCGACTGCAGCCAAATGGACAAGGAAGCGTTGCAGTGTCTACCCGATTGCAGCGGACACGGGAACTTTGAACTGGATACACAGACCTGTCTCTGCGAGCCCATGTGGTCCGGGGACGACTGCTCGAAAG AATTGTGCGATCTGGACTGCGGTCCCCATGGTCACTGTGTGGACAACGTCTGCGACTGTCTGCCAGGGTGGTCCGGCGAGTTGTGCAATCTGAAGCAATGCGATCCACGATGCAACGAACACGGCCAGTGCAAGAACGGGACGTGCTTGTGCGTGACCGGTTGGAACGGGAAACACTGCACGATGGAAGGTTGCCCTAACTCCTGTTCCGGGCATGGACAGTGCAGAGTCAGCAACGATGGCCAATGGGAGTGcaggtgctacgacggttgggACGGCAAGGATTGCAACGTGCTCCTCGAACAGAATTGCAACGATGGAAGAGACAACGACAAAG ACGGTCTCATCGATTGCGCGGATCCGGAATGTTGCTCGAATTATATATGTCGTAGCAGTCAGCTTTGCGTGTCGGCCCCGAAACCGATCGATATACTTCTGCGAAAGCAGCCGCCGGCCATCACCGCGTCCTTCTTCGAGAGGATGAAGTTCCTGATAGACGAAGGTAGCCTCCAGAACTACGCGCGCCAGGAGACCTTCAACGAGAG TGCGTCCACGGATCACGGTGGAAAGATACCGATCGCGTTAGTTGACACGAGTCTTACGTGGCCAGCTATCGGATCGTTAACCTTATTATTTCCTGACAGCCGATCGGCCGTTGTACGTGGCCGGGTTGTCACCCATCTTGGCACCGGTTTGATGGGGGTGAGAGTTAGCACCAGTACACCGCTGGAAGGATTTACACTGACGAGAGACGACGGATGGTTCGATCTCCTGGTGAACGGTGGCGGTGCTGTCACACTGCAATTCGGCAGATCGCCCTTTAAACCGCAAAGTCACATTGTCTTTGTACCGTGGAACGAG GTGGTGATAATCGACAAAATCGTGATGACTGCCGCCGAGGAGAAACAGCCGAGCCACGTGCCGCACTCGTGCGCCGCTCACGATTACGATATGATGAAACCGGTGGTCCTGGCGACGTGGAAGCACGGTTTCCAAGGTGCCTGCCCGGACAAGAGTGCCATATTGGCAGAGTCCCAGGTCATTCAAGAAAGTCTGCAAATACCTGGAACAGGATTGAATCTTGTCTACCACAGTTCCCGTGCGGCCGGTTATCTGTCGACGATCCAGCTGCAGCTGACTCCCGAGGTCATACCCCCTACGCTCAATTTGATCCACTTGAGGATCACGATCGAGGGCATACTGTTCGAGAGAACGTTCGAGGCCGATCCGGTGATACGGTTCACCTACGCTTGGAATCGACTGAACGTCTACCGACAACGTGTTTACGGTGTGACCACCGCCATGGTGAAAGTCGGATACGAGTACAGCGACTGCAAGGACGTGATCTGGGACGTGCAAACGACGAAGCTCAGCGGCCACGACATGTCCATTTCGGAGGTCGGAGGCTGGAATCTCGACATACATCATAGATACAATTTCCACGAGGGTATACTGCAAAAGGGCGACGGGTCCAACATCTATCTGAAGCAGAAGCCTCGCGTGATCCTCACGACCATGGGCGACGGACACCAGAGACCGGTCGACTGTTACGAGTGCGACGGCCAAGCTTCCAAGCAACGACTTCTCGCCCCTGTTGCACTTGCCACCGCGCCGGATGGCTCCATCTTCGTCGGTGACTTCAATCTCGTACGGAAGATCCTCGTAGATGGCACTGTCAGGACGGTTGTTCGACTCAA CGTGACGAGAGTCTCGTACCGCTACCACATCGCCCTGAGTCCCTTGGACGGCACCTTGTACATCTCCGATCCGGAATGTCATCAGATAATACGCGTGCGCGACACGAACGACTACACCGATCCCGATCACAACTGGGAAACCGTGGTAGGGTCCGGTGAACGGTGTCTACCCGGTGACGAGGCACATTGCGGCGACGGTGCACTCGCCAGGGACGCTAAACTCGCTTACCCGAAAGGTGTCGCTGTATCGGCCGACAACGTCCTCTATTTCGCGGACGGTACCAATATCAGGATGGTGGACAGGGACGGTATCATCACCACCGTGATTGGCAATCACATGCACCGATCCCATTGGAAACCAATTCCCTGCGAAGGCACACTAAACGTTGAGGAGGTTCATCTTCGTTGGCCCACGGAACTGGCGATCAATCCTCTCGACAACTCGTTGCACATGATCGACGATCACATGGTGCTCCAATTGGCACCCGATGGTCGGGTAAAGGTCGTAGCTGGTCGTCCTCTGCGTTGCCCTTGGCCGTCCACTTCGTTCGACACGGAACTAGCGACACACGCCACACTGGTGATGCCGCAGAGTATCGCGTTCGGGCCATCCGGTAATCTGTACATCGCCGAGAGCGATTCGCAGAGGATAAATCGTTTGCGCGTGATAGGCACCGATGGCAAGATCTCCCCGTACGCTGGCGCCGAGTCCAAGTGCAATTGTCTGGAACGCGGTTGCGATTGTTTCGAGGCCGATCATTACCTGGCGTCCACCTCAAAGTTCAACACCATATCCGCGGTGGCCGTGTCACCGGACGGGGTAGTTCACATCGGTGATCAAGCGAATTACAGAATTCGTTCCGTGACCGCGAGCATACCGGACGCAAGCGGCGCCAGGGAGTACGAGATCTACTCACCGGACACCCAGGAGATATACGTGTTCAATAGATTCGGTCAGCACGTGGCCACCAAGAACATACTCACCGGGGAGACGGTGTACCAGTTCACGTACAACGTGAACACCAGCAACGGGAAGCTGAGCACGGTAACGGACGCGGCTGGCAACAAAGTGTTCCTCTTGAGGGACTACAGCAGCCAAGTGAACTCCATCGAGAACACCAAGGGACAGAAGTGCAGGCTCCGTATGTCCAGGATGAAAATGCTCCACGAGTTGAGCACACCGGACAATTACAACGTGACGTTCGACTATCACGGTCCGACCGGTCTATTGAAGACCAAATTGGACAGCACCGGACGAAGCTACGTCTACAATTACGACGAGTTCGGTAGGCTAACCAGCGCAGTCACTCCGACGGGGAAGGTGATCAGTCTGACCTTCGATCTCAGTTTGAAGGGAGCGGTGGTCAAGGTTGGACAGAATAACAGGAAACCCATCTCGATGCTGATCAAAGGATCGTCGGTGATCACGAAAGTCGGAGAAGCCGAACAGAGGACCACTGTCCTCGCGGATGGCTCCGTGGGTCAGGTGACACCATGGGCGCACACGATCAGCACGGATACATTGCCCTATTCGGTTCTAGCCGAGATCGAACCTCTGTTGGGCGAGAGTTACCCCGTACCCGCTAAACAGAGAACCGAGATCGCCGGTGATCTGGCCAACAGATTCGAGTGGCGATACTTCCTGAGAAAGGTCCAAGGTAACAAGAATCGAGGCAACTCAAAGTCCGTCACGCAAGTCGGTAGGAGGCTACGCGTGAACGGCGAGATCCTTCTCTCTCTGGAGTACGACAGGGAGACCAACAGCGTGGCCGTGTTCATGAACGACGTGGAGCTCTTGAACGTCACCTACGACCGAACAGCGAGACCGATCAAATGGGGTCCAAGGAACGGTATCTTCGCCGGTGTGGAACTCGAGTACGATCGTTTCAGCAGACTGACCAGTTGGACCTGGGGCGACATCAGCGAAACCTACGGCTTCGACAGAGCTGGTAGACTTTACGAGATCAAGTACAGCGACGGCACGTCGATGGTCTACGCGTTCAAAGACATGTTCAGCAGTCTCCCGTTGAAAGTGACCACGCCGCGTGGAAGCGATTACTTGTTGCAATACGACGAGGCTGGAGCGTTGCAGTCTTTGACCACACCCCGATCACACATTCATACTTTCTCGCTACAAACGTCTCTAGGGTTCTACAAGTATCAGTATTACTCGCCGATGAACAGACATCCGTACGAGATTCTGTACAACGACGACGGACAGATTCTGGCCAAAGTGTATCCCCATCAAAGTGGCAAGGTTGCCTACGTTTACGACCACACTGGAAAATTGGAGACCACTCTTGCCG GTCTGTCCTCGATACATTACACGTACCAGGAGACGACGAGTTTGGTCCACAGCATCGACATCAACGAACCGAACTTCGAAATGAGGATCGAGTACAAGTACCACGCCGGTATCGTGAAAGACGAGAAGATCAAATTCGGTAGTAAAAGCGGCCTGGACAATGCCCGTTATCGTTATCAGTACGACGGTAACGCTCGGATATCCGGGATCGAGGTGGACATCAATGGCAAACAGTTGCCTCAATTGAGGCTGAAGTACAGCCAGAATCTCGGTATACTCGAGGGTGTCGGTGATCTGAGGATATACAGGAACCTGTTCAACAGATCCGTGATGCAGGACAGCAGCAAACAGTTCTACACCGTGACGGATTACGACGAACACGGTCGCGTTAAAACGGTACTAATGAACATACGTACACTGGACGTGTTCCGTATGGAACTCGAGTACGATAACCGTAACCGTATCAAGATGAGGAAGCTGGCGATCGGCAAAGACTCGAAAATGGAGAAGATCACGTACAACGCGGACGGCCACGTGCTCGAGGTGGCAGACACCGAGAACAATTGGCAGTACGCGTACGACGAAAACGGTAACGTGATCGGTATCATAAGGGAACACAACGAGAAACTCGTGTTGGGGTACGACAGCGGGGACCGTGTGGTACAGTTTGGCGACGTTGAATTCAACGCCTACGACGGTAGAGGGTTCGTCGTTATCCGTGGAGAACACAAGTACAG GTACAATTCCCGTGGTCAGTTGATCCACGCATTGGAGCACAAAAAGTTCCAGATATGGTACTTTTACGACGATCGTGGACGACTGGTCACCTGGAACGACGATCGCGAGAACATCACCCAGTTCTTCTACGCGAATCCGAAGACCCCGGATCTGATCACGCACGTCCACTTCCCGAAATCCGCCAAGACCTTCCGGTTCCTCTACGACGCTCGTAACTTCCTCATGACCGTGGAAACGTCCGAGCAGAGGTTCTACGTCGCGACGGATCAGAATGGTTCACCATTGGCGTTGTTCGACACCAACGGGAACCTCATCAAGGAGATGAGACGCACACCGTTCGGGAAGATCATCAAAGACACCAATCCGGATTTCTATCTGCCCATCGACTTCCACGGTGGTCTCCTCGATCCCAACACCAAGCTCGTCTACCTCAACAAGAGACTGTACGATCCCACGGTCGGTCAATGGATGACCCCAGCTTGGGAGCAAATGGCGAACGAGCTCACCACACCGACCGACATCTTCATCTATCGTTTCCGTAACAACGATCCGATCAACTTCAAGCAGAACGTCGAGTACATGACCGACCTGGCCAGCTGGTTGAAGCTATACGGTTACGACATATCCGCGATCCTCGGCTCCGAGTACATGAAACAAATGGTGTACCAACCGAGCGCCACGATCACCTCCCCTCAACTGACACCAGACTTCGGTGTGATGTCCGGTCTCCAGTGTATCGTGGACCGTGTACACGAGAAGTTCTCCGATCTGGGATTCGTGCCTAAACCGTTGCTGAAACTGGAACCAAAGACGCGTAATCTTCTTCCACGTGTGGCTCATCGTCGAGCGGTGTTCGGTGAGGGTATCCTTGTGTCTCGAGTCGGTGGACGCGCGTTGGTCAGCGTTGTGGACGGTGTGAACAGCGTGGTCCAGGATGTGGTCACCTCGGTGTTCAACAACTCGTACTTCCTGCCGTTGCACTTCAGCGTTCACGACCAGGACGTGTTCTATTTCGTGAAGGACAACGCGTTGAAGATACGCGACGACATGGAGGAGCTGCGTCGTTTGGGCGGTATGTTCAACGTGTCCACTCACGAGACCACGGAACACGGAGCGGGTACTTGGAAGGAGTTGAGGCTTCACAATCCGGACGCGGCGGTGGTGATCAAATACGGAGCCGATCCGGAACAGGAGAGGCACAGGATACTGAAACACGCTCACAAGAGGGCGGTGGAGAGGGCCTGGGAGATCGAGAAACAGCTCGTGATGGCCGGTTTCCAAGGCAGGGGCGATTGGTCCAAGGAGGAGAAGGACGAGCTGATCAGTCGTGGTATCGTGAACGGTTACGAGGGTGTCGACATACACAGCGTGCACAGATACCCCCAGCTGGCCGACGATCCCGGCAACGTGGCGTTCACCAGGGACACCAAGAGGAAACGACGGAAGAGCGGGAACAGGCGCAACAGGATCCACAGGCACGACTCGTGA